Proteins found in one Populus alba chromosome 14, ASM523922v2, whole genome shotgun sequence genomic segment:
- the LOC118034182 gene encoding xanthotoxin 5-hydroxylase CYP82C4-like, whose protein sequence is MDPSPQLIAIALFFSCILLYNALIKKNSIKGNQIKEAPEPAGAWPIIGHLHLLGGGDQLLYRTLGAMADNHGSAFTIRLGSRRAFVVSSWEVVKECFTINDKALASRPTTVAAKHMGYNYAVFGFAPYSSFWREMRKIATLELLSNRRLEMLKHVRASEVDIGIRELYNSWANNSSSPVAVELKQWLEDLTLNVVIRMVAGKRYFGSAGASDDGEARRCQKAINQFFRLIGIFVVSDALPFLGWLDLQGHERAMKNTAKELDAILEGWLDEHRQRRVSAGIKDEGEQDFIDVMLSLKEEGQLSNFQYDANTSIKSTCLALILGGSDTTAGTLTWAISLLLNNRHMLKKAQEELDLHVGKDRQVEDSDVKNLVYLRAIIKETLRLYPAGPLLGPREAMEDCKVAGYHVPAGTRLIVNVWKIQRDPRVWTNPSAFLPERFLTSHGDVDVRGQQFELIPFGSGRRSCPGVSFALQVLHLTLARLLHSFELATPMDQPVDLT, encoded by the exons ATGGATCCTTCTCCTCAATTAATTGcgattgctttgtttttttcatgcataCTTCTCTACAATgcactgattaaaaaaaacagtattaAAGGTAACCAAATTAAAGAGGCTCCTGAACCAGCTGGAGCATGGCCAATTATTGGCCATCTACATCTGTTAGGTGGGGGTGATCAGCTTCTTTACCGAACTCTTGGTGCAATGGCTGATAATCATGGTTCAGCATTCACTATCCGTCTCGGAAGTCGCCGGGCTTTTGTGGTGAGTAGTTGGGAGGTAGTGAAGGAATGCTTCACAATTAACGACAAGGCGCTAGCTTCACGTCCGACTACAGTTGCAGCAAAGCATATGGGCTACAACTATGCTGTTTTTGGATTTGCTCCATACAGCTCTTTCTGGCGTGAGATGAGAAAGATCGCAACTCTTGAACTTCTTTCTAACCGACGGCTTGAGATGCTTAAGCATGTTCGAGCTTCTGAGGTTGACATAGGGATAAGGGAGCTATACAATTCGTGGGCTAACAATAGCTCCAGTCCTGTGGCTGTTGAACTTAAACAATGGTTAGAAGACTTGACACTTAATGTGGTCATCAGAATGGTGGCTGGAAAGCGTTATTTTGGTTCTGCTGGCGCCTCTGATGATGGAGAGGCAAGACGGTGCCAGAAGGCGATTAATCAGTTCTTTCGTCTGATTGGTATTTTTGTGGTTTCAGATGCACTTCCATTTCTTGGGTGGTTGGATTTGCAGGGACATGAAAGGGCAATGAAGAATACAGCCAAAGAGTTGGATGCTATTCTCGAAGGCTGGCTGGATGAACATCGCCAAAGGAGAGTTTCTGCTGGAATCAAGGATGAGGGTGAGCAGGACTTCATCGATGTGATGTTGTCACTTAAAGAGGAAGGCCAACTGTCGAATTTTCAGTATGATGCAAATACCAGCATCAAGTCTACCTGCCTA GCTCTTATCCTTGGTGGTAGTGACACCACAGCAGGCACACTAACCTGGGCCATCTCATTACTTCTGAACAATCGCCACATGTTGAAGAAGGCACAAGAAGAGCTAGACCTCCATGTTGGCAAGGATCGGCAAGTTGAAGATTCAGATGTCAAGAATCTTGTTTATCTACGAGCAATCATCAAAGAAACCCTCCGACTATATCCAGCTGGTCCCTTGTTAGGACCCCGAGAAGCAATGGAGGATTGCAAAGTTGCTGGTTACCATGTCCCTGCTGGCACCCGCTTGATAGTAAATGTATGGAAGATTCAAAGGGATCCGAGAGTTTGGACAAATCCATCTGCATTCCTGCCAGAGAGGTTTCTCACTAGCCATGGAGATGTTGATGTTAGAG GCCAGCAGTTTGAACTCATTCCTTTTGGTTCTGGTAGGAGGTCCTGTCCAGGTGTGTCGTTTGCACTCCAAGTCCTTCACCTGACACTTGCCCGTCTTCTTCACTCTTTCGAATTGGCTACCCCAATGGACCAGCCTGTTGACTTGACTTAA
- the LOC118034166 gene encoding strychnine-10-hydroxylase-like, with protein MDFPFQFSATAILILFAFITPSIYYLFRIPGKENKKRAPPEAAGAWPLIGHLHLLAGSQPPHITLGNLADKYGPIFTVKLGVHRTLIVSNWEMAKQCLTTNDKAFATRPKALATDILGFNYSMLGFSPYGTYWRQIRKIVTLEVLSNHRLEMFKSVREDEVRDAVGALYQQWIGNKSNSQKLLVDMKRWFNDITLNVILKIIVSKRYVDYASPGEEKPSDEWRDSLSAFLELSGMFVASDALPFLRWLDLGGAEKAMKRTAKSLDHTVAKWLEEHKQKKASGTAKGEEDFMDLMLSALDDAKELSNRSADTINKATCLTLILTASDTTSVTLTWTLSLLLNNRDVLKKAQDELDIHVGRERQVKESDMKNLVYLQAIFKETLRLYPAAPLSGPHESMEECTVGGYHIPAGTRLSTNLSKIHRDPQVWSDPDEFQPERFLTTHKDCDFLGQHFEFIPFGSGRRMCPGISFALQVLNLALATLLHGFNIETVDDAPIDMTETGGITNVKATPLQALLTPRLSPGLYDLQ; from the exons ATGGATTTCCCCTTTCAGTTCTCAGCAACTGCTATACTTATTCTGTTTGCCTTTATTACGCCCTCGATCTACTATTTGTTTCGGATTCCAGGAAAGGAGAACAAGAAGAGAGCACCGCCGGAAGCTGCCGGTGCATGGCCCCTTATTGGCCATCTCCATCTACTAGCCGGCTCACAACCACCCCATATAACGTTGGGAAACTTGGCTGACAAGTATGGTCCGATATTCACCGTGAAGCTTGGAGTCCATCGAACTTTGATAGTGAGTAATTGGGAGATGGCGAAGCAGTGTCTAACAACAAATGACAAAGCTTTCGCTACTCGACCTAAAGCTCTTGCAACGGACATCTTGGGCTTCAATTACAGCATGCTTGGGTTTAGCCCCTACGGGACATATTGGCGCCAGATACGCAAGATAGTCACTCTTGAGGTTCTCTCTAATCATCGACTGGAGATGTTCAAAAGTGTTCGAGAGGATGAGGTAAGGGATGCTGTAGGAGCGTTATACCAGCAATGGATCGGGAACAAAAGTAATTCACAAAAGCTTTTGGTGGATATGAAGAGATGGTTTAATGACATAACTTTAAACGTTATATTGAAGATAATTGTCAGCAAGCGATATGTGGACTATGCAAGCCCTGGAGAGGAAAAGCCGAGCGATGAATGGAGGGATTCACTGAGCGCATTTTTAGAATTGTCAGGAATGTTTGTAGCGTCTGACGCACTTCCATTTTTAAGATGGTTGGATTTGGGAGGAGCTGAGAAGGCAATGAAAAGGACAGCAAAAAGCCTAGACCATACGGTTGCAAAATGGTTAGAAGAGCACAAGCAGAAGAAAGCTTCTGGGACAGCAAAGGGAGAAGAAGATTTCATGGATTTGATGCTGTCCGCTTTGGATGATGCTAAAGAGCTTTCTAATCGCAGTGCTGATACCATCAATAAGGCTACATGTCTG ACTCTTATTCTAACAGCATCAGACACTACATCAGTTACATTGACTTGGACTCTTTCTTTACTACTAAACAATCGTGATGTCTTAAAGAAAGCACAAGATGAACTGGACATCCATGTTGGTAGAGAAAGGCAAGTGAAGGAGTCTGACATGAAAAACTTGGTCTACTTACAAGCTATCTTCAAGGAAACCTTACGCTTATATCCCGCTGCACCACTGTCTGGACCCCATGAATCCATGGAGGAATGTACCGTAGGTGGCTACCATATTCCTGCTGGCACGCGCCTATCCACAAATCTCTCAAAGATTCACCGAGATCCACAAGTGTGGTCGGACCCCGATGAGTTTCAACCAGAAAGGTTTCTGACTACTCATAAGGATTGTGATTTTCTAGGCCAACATTTTGAGTTTATTCCATTTGGAAGCGGAAGAAGAATGTGCCCTGGAATCTCGTTTGCCCTTCAAGTCTTGAACCTTGCACTTGCTACTTTGCTGCATGGGTTCAACATAGAGACTGTGGATGATGCACCGATTGATATGACCGAAACCGGTGGAATAACCAACGTCAAAGCCACACCTCTACAAGCCCTTCTCACTCCTCGTCTTTCTCCTGGCTTGTATGATCTGCAATAA